A single Silvibacterium dinghuense DNA region contains:
- a CDS encoding TrbI/VirB10 family protein, with the protein MADEKQIPTLTPEQESLPQAPTVHDRRRLPEGVVPRQAQGYVVAGLAVLILMAVMFSKNHPKPTPASTGPTSPTASTDVNQRKIQELEQDLTADQRQSEQQAQTQKSGIPASPGTNAAMTAANQTSGVAPATQLPPPSETPRDPIADAEKALAFKARFASNLVSGNDTIPGAASSSAPPTAGTGNADKSAAPSTMPTSLHSDADAKHPPEVNVNSAHGQPYVLFEGTTIDTSLVNRLDGEFVGSVKVMVTNPVYSRDRQHVLIPEGTFILGNAQKVSGFGQKRLAVAFHRMIMPDGYNVDLDQFRGLDQAGETGLKDKVNNHYLEIFGASIALGIIAGAAQATTDSGYEENGSSMYRQGMAESLAASGANVLDKFINIPPTITIREGHRIKIYLTQDMLLPAYENHDMPGVM; encoded by the coding sequence ATGGCAGACGAAAAACAAATCCCTACACTCACGCCAGAGCAGGAAAGCCTGCCCCAAGCTCCCACAGTCCATGACCGGCGCAGACTACCCGAAGGGGTCGTGCCCAGGCAGGCGCAGGGCTATGTCGTCGCGGGGCTGGCGGTCCTGATTTTGATGGCGGTGATGTTCTCGAAGAACCATCCGAAGCCAACGCCTGCATCCACTGGTCCGACATCCCCCACCGCATCCACAGACGTCAACCAGCGAAAGATACAGGAACTGGAGCAGGACCTTACTGCCGACCAACGCCAGAGTGAGCAGCAGGCCCAGACACAGAAGTCCGGTATTCCGGCTTCACCGGGAACAAATGCGGCGATGACAGCCGCTAATCAGACGAGTGGCGTAGCTCCTGCTACGCAGTTGCCGCCACCGTCTGAGACGCCGCGTGATCCCATTGCGGATGCAGAAAAGGCCCTCGCTTTCAAGGCGCGCTTTGCCTCGAATCTCGTCTCCGGCAATGACACTATCCCCGGAGCCGCATCTTCTTCTGCGCCACCCACTGCAGGCACAGGCAATGCAGACAAGTCCGCCGCTCCATCCACCATGCCTACCTCGCTTCACTCTGACGCCGATGCGAAGCATCCGCCAGAAGTGAACGTCAACTCTGCTCACGGCCAGCCCTATGTGCTCTTCGAGGGGACCACCATCGACACAAGTCTGGTGAATCGTCTCGATGGTGAGTTCGTTGGGTCGGTCAAGGTTATGGTGACGAATCCCGTCTACAGCCGGGACCGCCAGCATGTGCTCATCCCCGAAGGCACGTTCATTCTTGGGAATGCGCAGAAGGTCTCCGGCTTCGGCCAGAAGCGCCTTGCCGTCGCCTTCCACCGCATGATCATGCCGGATGGCTACAACGTCGATCTCGACCAGTTCCGCGGTCTCGATCAGGCTGGTGAGACAGGCCTGAAAGACAAGGTCAACAACCACTACCTCGAAATCTTCGGCGCAAGCATCGCGCTCGGCATCATTGCGGGCGCAGCCCAAGCGACGACGGACTCCGGTTATGAGGAGAACGGTTCCAGTATGTACCGGCAGGGCATGGCCGAAAGCCTCGCCGCCTCCGGCGCCAACGTCCTCGACAAGTTCATCAACATACCGCCCACCATCACCATCCGCGAAGGCCACCGCATCAAGATTTACCTCACGCAGGACATGCTTCTGCCTGCGTATGAGAACCACGACATGCCAGGGGTGATGTGA
- a CDS encoding type IV secretion system protein has translation MPQNYLTFLSQAISQLLQANSPTLQATGLDIFRGLALILIVWFGVKSALSASQGHGGGFHFAKFADLILMISFGFGMLTYYSTPLPGTSYSFSDLITKEAIQLSAQIQSDNTQQIVDSISAAEQQLGDPPGLFSMHEEFIWLIARIALAIMQAFVFAVIAYGYVATAVCVLIGPIFIPWFIVPKLDWLFWGWLKAFIGFSFYQVVASAFIFVFSKVVIGMFKVIGTLSLSNIATLLPALLTLTFVCVYGLHKIPELTASILSGRAGTWVDLDRK, from the coding sequence ATGCCCCAGAACTATCTCACCTTCCTGTCACAGGCCATCAGCCAGTTGCTCCAGGCAAACAGCCCGACACTACAGGCCACGGGACTCGATATCTTCCGTGGCCTGGCCCTGATCCTGATCGTCTGGTTCGGCGTGAAGTCCGCCCTGTCCGCCTCGCAGGGACATGGTGGCGGATTTCACTTCGCCAAATTTGCCGACCTGATCCTGATGATCTCGTTCGGCTTCGGCATGCTCACCTATTATTCAACGCCGCTGCCGGGCACCAGTTACAGCTTCTCGGACCTCATCACAAAAGAGGCTATCCAGCTTTCGGCGCAGATCCAATCGGACAACACGCAGCAGATCGTCGATTCGATCTCAGCCGCAGAACAACAGCTCGGCGATCCGCCCGGCCTATTCAGCATGCACGAAGAATTCATCTGGCTTATCGCCAGAATTGCGCTGGCGATCATGCAGGCGTTCGTCTTCGCCGTGATTGCTTACGGCTACGTCGCCACCGCCGTGTGCGTCCTGATCGGCCCGATTTTTATTCCGTGGTTCATCGTGCCCAAGCTCGACTGGCTCTTCTGGGGATGGCTGAAGGCATTTATCGGCTTCAGCTTCTACCAGGTCGTTGCGTCAGCCTTTATCTTCGTCTTCTCGAAGGTGGTCATCGGCATGTTCAAAGTCATCGGCACGCTCAGTCTCTCGAATATCGCAACTCTGCTGCCAGCATTGCTGACGCTCACTTTCGTTTGCGTCTACGGCCTCCACAAGATACCGGAGCTGACCGCCTCGATCCTCAGCGGACGCGCCGGTACATGGGTTGACCTCGACAGGAAATAA
- a CDS encoding single-stranded DNA-binding protein: MALYENEQKLKGYVGKDAESFATKNQTTFVVFSLATKTGYKDKQTNEWVNHTEWHRIVAFGKPADYAKGLEKGDYVEVIGETRSTQRELVVVKDKKQIKIKVRDWEVRASIVKKLAKPESSREENLDAEPITEDDAA, from the coding sequence ATGGCACTCTACGAAAACGAACAGAAACTGAAGGGCTATGTCGGCAAGGACGCCGAGAGCTTCGCAACCAAAAACCAGACGACCTTCGTGGTCTTCTCGCTGGCCACCAAGACCGGCTACAAGGACAAGCAGACGAACGAGTGGGTGAACCACACCGAGTGGCACCGCATCGTCGCTTTTGGCAAACCCGCCGATTACGCGAAGGGCCTGGAGAAAGGCGATTACGTCGAGGTGATTGGTGAGACGCGCAGCACACAGCGCGAGTTGGTGGTTGTCAAGGACAAGAAGCAGATCAAGATCAAGGTCCGCGATTGGGAGGTGCGAGCCAGCATCGTCAAGAAGCTGGCGAAGCCTGAGAGCTCACGCGAGGAAAATCTCGACGCCGAGCCGATCACGGAGGACGACGCGGCTTAG
- a CDS encoding VirB8/TrbF family protein — protein sequence MAKTSFTTTEAGHRFLELYAEPVVTNTYLKIALLVLSIVALALLALLWRAETAASRLKPLVIAVYDIGRGQVMNYADFSKIPVERVSKYYLARWCELYYGRNHATLQRDFSQSLSFLSDPLQSATLAKVNQQKTLQNFLLDPGQLNVDIEIDAVVLEDTRQTPYRAQVEFQKVFRSPGDGQEQRRERWTANVIYSFRDQVPNNMLLVNPLGLVISYVHEDQAFGS from the coding sequence ATGGCAAAGACATCGTTCACCACCACCGAAGCCGGGCACAGGTTCCTCGAGCTTTACGCCGAGCCTGTCGTGACCAATACCTACCTGAAGATCGCTCTGCTCGTGCTCTCCATCGTCGCGCTCGCTTTGCTTGCGCTCCTCTGGCGAGCCGAGACGGCTGCCTCGCGGCTGAAGCCGCTTGTCATCGCGGTCTACGACATCGGACGCGGCCAGGTAATGAACTACGCTGACTTCTCCAAAATTCCTGTCGAGCGAGTGAGCAAATACTACCTCGCCCGCTGGTGTGAGCTTTACTACGGACGCAACCATGCGACGCTGCAGCGCGACTTCTCGCAGTCGTTAAGTTTCCTCTCCGATCCGTTGCAGTCGGCAACGCTGGCAAAGGTCAACCAGCAGAAGACGCTCCAAAACTTCCTGCTCGATCCCGGTCAGCTCAATGTCGACATCGAGATTGATGCGGTTGTACTGGAAGACACCAGGCAGACCCCTTATCGCGCCCAAGTCGAGTTTCAAAAGGTCTTCCGCTCACCCGGCGACGGACAGGAACAGCGGCGCGAACGCTGGACAGCAAATGTGATTTACAGCTTCCGCGATCAGGTTCCCAACAACATGCTGCTCGTCAATCCGCTCGGTCTTGTCATCAGCTACGTCCATGAAGACCAGGCATTCGGGAGTTAA
- a CDS encoding TrbG/VirB9 family P-type conjugative transfer protein: protein MNRAPIFQLVLGLVATVAHGQQSARIVHYHSNDIVSVRAKMRYTTLIQLPATEKILQVATGDKDFWIIDTVGNYCFLHPAKEDIHSNLNLITDKGTVYSFTLDDDESSEPDLKVVIEPSDPSSIAATNGADKLVPASAVTTAQQQALAAQHHAAQAIEEFRANYPTAALKFDYAYKSDEPFQVSAIYHDDKFTYIKSSASEKFSVYEVKDGKPDLINYQLTDGTYVIPEVVEKGYLEIGKHRLTFERKAK from the coding sequence ATGAACCGCGCTCCCATCTTTCAGCTGGTGCTCGGCCTGGTTGCGACCGTCGCCCACGGTCAGCAATCAGCCCGCATCGTCCACTACCACTCAAACGACATCGTCAGCGTGCGCGCGAAGATGCGCTACACCACATTGATCCAGTTACCCGCCACGGAGAAAATCCTGCAGGTTGCCACCGGCGACAAGGACTTCTGGATCATCGATACAGTTGGCAACTACTGCTTCCTCCATCCGGCGAAGGAAGACATCCACTCCAATCTCAACCTGATTACCGATAAAGGAACGGTCTACTCGTTCACTCTCGACGATGACGAGTCCTCCGAACCTGACCTGAAGGTGGTGATCGAGCCGAGTGATCCGTCCTCCATCGCCGCCACTAACGGAGCTGACAAGCTGGTGCCTGCATCGGCAGTCACAACTGCGCAACAACAGGCGCTGGCTGCACAACACCATGCGGCCCAGGCCATCGAAGAGTTCCGTGCCAACTATCCGACTGCTGCCCTGAAGTTCGATTACGCCTACAAAAGCGACGAGCCGTTCCAGGTCTCCGCGATTTATCACGACGACAAGTTCACCTACATCAAGTCGTCGGCCTCGGAAAAGTTCTCCGTCTATGAAGTGAAAGACGGCAAGCCCGACCTCATCAACTACCAGCTCACCGATGGCACCTACGTTATTCCCGAAGTCGTCGAAAAAGGCTACCTCGAAATCGGTAAACACAGGCTCACCTTCGAGCGGAAAGCGAAGTAG
- a CDS encoding type IV secretory system conjugative DNA transfer family protein, which translates to MAAGALPPYPDPRTRADLSLVIGEVHRQLVPAPSPGPRWLSISERGLYTGIAAFGSIGSGKTYGLILPAMRQLFAYHADDPERKLSGIVLEVKGDLCRQLQRILKWCGRERDYVEVSLDGDIRYNPLNNSLDPYAQAFNIASIITSIWGKGKEPFWQQSYTDLVRYVILLHRIRDGYLTMVDLFRTVISAGALESMLVEVGARFSTTSYIGIGRDAYQIYETLLSPLGFEWNKDVDLYLIVWTEALEDLLTQETSATFDILTRKLHPLEQRQRFESIDYWYWEHWKFFRSEVKTSIIQGIAVFLSLFETDPDVRRVFCPPKDLYEGKPCADDPHGRVLPPFEALIETGAVVGLNFPVALNPALAKTIGTMMKIDYQRAVQLRIPKMDKYPTRHFRPTVFICDEYQNFATVGADNPTGDERWLSLSRQPKCIPIVATQSVSSLKDALPNEGVKTLLQALRNKVFLTTTDPETARYASELCGKADRTRISYTVSESSNNANVGWLSGRTSSSKGSVSASKQYQKHKEPLFEEKVFFDLKNAQSVVVAFDGVSPLPPTYCYLKPDFLPVTMSWFEQERIGFDPERIQA; encoded by the coding sequence ATGGCAGCCGGAGCATTACCTCCGTATCCCGATCCACGGACCCGTGCAGATCTTTCTTTGGTTATCGGCGAAGTCCATCGTCAGCTCGTTCCGGCACCGAGTCCTGGCCCGCGATGGCTTTCGATTTCAGAACGTGGTCTGTACACGGGAATTGCGGCCTTCGGTTCTATCGGCAGTGGCAAGACCTATGGACTGATTCTTCCGGCGATGCGCCAGTTATTCGCGTATCACGCAGATGATCCGGAACGAAAGCTCTCGGGTATCGTCCTCGAAGTCAAAGGCGATCTCTGCCGGCAGCTTCAGCGCATCCTGAAGTGGTGCGGGCGCGAACGGGACTACGTCGAGGTTTCGCTCGACGGCGACATCCGTTACAACCCGCTCAACAACTCGCTCGATCCCTACGCCCAGGCATTCAATATCGCGTCCATCATTACCTCGATCTGGGGCAAGGGCAAAGAGCCGTTCTGGCAGCAGTCCTACACCGACCTTGTCCGGTACGTGATCCTGCTCCACCGTATCCGCGATGGGTATCTGACGATGGTCGACCTCTTCCGCACAGTGATCAGCGCCGGTGCACTTGAGTCCATGCTCGTTGAAGTCGGCGCACGCTTCAGTACGACCAGCTACATCGGTATCGGCAGGGATGCATATCAAATATATGAGACTCTGCTCTCGCCTCTTGGCTTTGAGTGGAACAAGGATGTGGACCTTTATTTGATCGTCTGGACGGAAGCCCTCGAAGATCTGCTGACCCAGGAAACATCGGCCACCTTCGATATCTTGACCCGCAAACTGCACCCGCTGGAGCAGCGCCAACGCTTTGAAAGCATCGACTATTGGTACTGGGAACACTGGAAATTTTTCCGTTCTGAAGTCAAAACCTCGATCATTCAGGGCATCGCCGTGTTCCTGTCCCTGTTCGAGACCGATCCCGATGTGCGTCGTGTGTTCTGCCCGCCAAAGGACCTTTATGAAGGCAAACCCTGTGCTGATGATCCGCATGGGCGCGTTCTGCCGCCCTTCGAGGCATTGATCGAAACGGGCGCCGTCGTCGGGCTGAACTTTCCCGTAGCTCTCAATCCCGCGCTGGCCAAAACCATTGGCACGATGATGAAGATCGACTACCAGCGTGCCGTGCAGTTGCGCATCCCAAAGATGGACAAATACCCAACCCGGCACTTCCGACCGACCGTATTCATCTGCGACGAATACCAGAACTTCGCTACCGTTGGAGCCGACAATCCTACGGGTGACGAACGCTGGCTCTCGTTATCCCGCCAGCCGAAGTGCATCCCCATCGTGGCCACCCAGAGCGTGTCGAGCCTCAAAGACGCGCTGCCCAATGAAGGCGTTAAGACCCTGCTGCAGGCACTGCGCAATAAAGTCTTCCTAACCACCACCGACCCGGAGACGGCCCGGTACGCATCTGAGCTGTGCGGCAAGGCGGACCGCACGCGTATCAGCTACACGGTTTCCGAGTCCAGCAACAACGCCAACGTGGGCTGGCTCAGTGGCCGCACCTCGTCCAGCAAAGGTTCCGTCTCGGCCTCCAAGCAATACCAGAAACATAAGGAGCCACTCTTCGAGGAGAAGGTCTTCTTCGATCTCAAGAACGCGCAGTCGGTTGTGGTCGCTTTCGACGGAGTGAGTCCGCTGCCGCCCACCTATTGCTATCTCAAGCCAGATTTCCTGCCTGTCACGATGAGCTGGTTTGAGCAGGAACGAATTGGATTCGATCCAGAGAGGATTCAAGCGTGA
- a CDS encoding TrbC/VirB2 family protein has translation MRIPVSIRFPCSRRWRTHARRLTIPSLMFLAALPVYAQSTGSDPWDNAVNVLKTAFTGTIATGLSLVAIVVGGLMFAYGEGQSKKMLAGIVFGIGMAVGAVNFLAWLFPS, from the coding sequence ATGAGAATCCCTGTTTCGATTCGATTTCCTTGTTCCCGGCGATGGCGCACCCACGCCCGGAGACTGACTATTCCATCCCTGATGTTCCTCGCGGCATTGCCGGTCTACGCGCAATCGACCGGCAGTGATCCGTGGGACAACGCGGTGAACGTGCTGAAGACCGCATTCACCGGCACCATCGCCACCGGCCTTTCGCTGGTCGCCATCGTTGTGGGCGGATTGATGTTCGCTTACGGCGAAGGTCAGTCGAAAAAGATGCTCGCCGGGATCGTGTTCGGCATCGGCATGGCGGTCGGCGCGGTCAATTTCCTCGCCTGGTTGTTCCCGTCGTAA
- a CDS encoding VirB3 family type IV secretion system protein, producing MAEGGPRQNTVYKAMNRPLTVLGAERRLFFVALIAGGSVFSLMHSLVGGIVLFVVGVIIARIATKHDVEILRVLFNSSKFRRRYDPMKNDLVAITVRRRDGQS from the coding sequence ATGGCAGAGGGCGGTCCACGACAGAACACAGTTTATAAGGCGATGAACCGCCCACTGACCGTACTCGGCGCAGAACGAAGGCTATTCTTTGTCGCGCTGATTGCCGGAGGCTCGGTCTTCTCCCTGATGCACTCGCTCGTCGGTGGCATTGTTCTTTTCGTTGTTGGCGTCATCATCGCCCGCATCGCCACGAAGCATGATGTCGAGATCCTGCGCGTGCTCTTCAACTCCAGCAAGTTTCGCCGCCGTTACGACCCAATGAAAAACGATCTCGTGGCAATCACCGTGAGGAGACGCGATGGTCAGAGTTGA
- a CDS encoding VirB4 family type IV secretion system protein, whose product MRSLDDRCRLYQILFKHNRPEIPHAEYDNPLVRAAVEQRAAFLQSKADRLYSIEIFWVLMVDGSYQKSGLLHALAQLPKQPRSSLRDIRALLSGSKERTLIYEQIERDRLRLQQKVQSLSGQLNDLMTVTLPGAEETFRILRRLVNFRPSKIQDARLYSTREIDYQLCDSELEAHRGYLRMDDDYVRVLTLKEMPSETRPLILQGLLDVPANFHVITEWHPVDNARARKEIASRRRHHHNSKTSFVSNLQDRQNTGPKDELVDDSKEAAIAQLGSALTALGMEGKNFGEFTLSVVVHDEDRAKVEHAVAEFQKLFTQHDGLLYEERYNLLNAFFATIPGNRQFNLRKQWALNSNYADLSFLFTIDSGSQWNSQLDQEYLAVLESMHGTPYYLNLHWGDVPNAFILGAIGSGKSFTTNFIIQSAQKYNPLTFVFDLGASYQMLTRSFGGSYLNVGLKDPGFSINPFSLEPTHENQNFLYLFLRVLIEAGGRYDLTPEDEKALFAGIERAYKLPREIRTLTNFASILGPLGERLHRWLQSGQFGYLFDNVDDTLTFSRFQTFNFDGWDKYPDVLEPMLFYLLQRAASEIEKKQNIATFKLFVIDEAWIFFKRQIIHDWVMRAEKTWRKLNASMILTTQSMIELVSNNLVQLVNESCPSRIFLANPGIDRKLYAEAFQLNDTDLELLESLVPKRDLLFKQPQYAKKLRLSVDPLSYWMATNTPRDNIRRQEYFARFGPGQGLLRLVQDYPNPTQPEVN is encoded by the coding sequence TTGCGCTCGCTCGATGACAGGTGCCGTCTCTATCAAATCCTGTTCAAGCACAACCGGCCTGAGATACCGCATGCCGAGTATGACAATCCGCTCGTCCGCGCCGCTGTCGAGCAGCGCGCGGCCTTCCTTCAATCGAAGGCAGACCGGCTCTACAGTATCGAAATCTTCTGGGTCTTAATGGTGGACGGAAGCTACCAGAAGAGCGGCCTGCTGCATGCCCTCGCGCAACTGCCGAAGCAGCCGCGCTCGTCGCTGCGCGACATCCGCGCTCTGCTCTCGGGCAGTAAAGAACGCACGCTGATCTATGAGCAGATAGAGCGCGACCGGCTGCGGCTGCAACAAAAAGTTCAGAGCTTGAGTGGGCAGCTTAACGACCTGATGACGGTCACGCTGCCAGGGGCGGAAGAGACGTTCCGCATACTGCGTCGTCTCGTTAATTTCCGCCCCTCCAAGATTCAGGATGCGCGGCTGTACAGCACGCGCGAGATCGACTATCAGCTATGCGATTCGGAACTGGAGGCGCACCGCGGTTACCTCCGCATGGACGATGACTACGTCCGCGTTCTCACTCTGAAAGAGATGCCGTCCGAGACGCGGCCCCTGATCCTGCAGGGCCTCCTCGACGTTCCGGCCAACTTTCATGTCATCACCGAATGGCATCCGGTCGACAACGCCAGAGCGCGGAAAGAGATCGCCTCACGCCGCCGACACCACCACAACTCGAAGACCAGTTTTGTTTCAAACCTTCAGGACCGGCAGAATACCGGCCCGAAGGATGAGTTGGTCGATGATTCGAAGGAAGCAGCCATCGCCCAGCTTGGCTCCGCACTAACGGCATTGGGTATGGAGGGAAAGAACTTCGGGGAGTTCACACTGTCCGTTGTTGTTCATGACGAGGACCGAGCTAAGGTCGAACACGCCGTCGCAGAGTTTCAAAAGCTGTTCACGCAACATGACGGTCTGCTCTACGAGGAACGCTATAACCTCCTCAATGCGTTCTTTGCGACGATCCCAGGCAATCGGCAGTTCAACCTGCGCAAGCAGTGGGCACTTAATTCCAACTATGCCGACCTGTCGTTCCTGTTCACCATTGATAGCGGTTCGCAGTGGAACTCTCAACTCGATCAGGAATATCTGGCCGTCCTTGAATCCATGCACGGCACCCCTTACTACCTGAACCTGCACTGGGGCGATGTGCCCAATGCGTTCATCCTCGGCGCTATCGGGAGTGGCAAATCGTTTACGACCAATTTCATCATCCAGTCAGCACAGAAATACAATCCGCTGACCTTCGTCTTCGATCTCGGCGCCAGCTACCAAATGCTGACGCGGTCCTTCGGCGGGAGCTATCTCAACGTCGGCCTGAAAGACCCGGGCTTCAGTATTAATCCATTCTCACTGGAGCCGACACACGAGAACCAGAATTTTCTTTATCTCTTCCTGCGCGTGCTCATCGAGGCGGGCGGTCGCTACGACCTTACGCCGGAGGATGAAAAGGCACTCTTTGCAGGCATCGAGCGCGCGTACAAGCTGCCGCGCGAGATTCGGACGTTAACTAATTTCGCATCCATCCTCGGGCCTCTGGGTGAACGCCTGCACCGCTGGTTGCAATCAGGCCAGTTCGGATACCTCTTTGACAATGTCGACGACACGCTGACATTCTCACGCTTTCAGACCTTCAACTTCGATGGTTGGGACAAGTACCCGGACGTCCTGGAGCCGATGCTGTTTTATCTCCTGCAGCGCGCGGCCTCGGAAATCGAAAAGAAGCAGAACATCGCAACCTTCAAACTCTTCGTCATCGACGAGGCGTGGATCTTCTTCAAGCGGCAGATTATTCACGACTGGGTCATGCGAGCTGAAAAGACGTGGAGGAAGCTGAACGCCTCCATGATCCTGACCACGCAGTCAATGATCGAGCTGGTCTCGAACAACCTCGTGCAACTGGTCAACGAGTCCTGCCCCAGCCGGATCTTCCTTGCTAATCCCGGCATTGATCGCAAGCTCTATGCCGAAGCCTTCCAGCTCAACGACACCGATCTCGAACTGCTCGAATCGCTGGTGCCCAAGCGCGATCTGCTCTTCAAGCAACCGCAGTATGCCAAGAAACTCCGGCTCTCTGTTGACCCATTGAGCTATTGGATGGCGACCAACACGCCTCGCGACAACATCCGCCGGCAGGAATACTTTGCCCGCTTCGGACCGGGGCAGGGACTCCTGCGTCTGGTCCAGGACTACCCCAACCCCACACAACCAGAGGTGAACTGA
- the dcm gene encoding DNA (cytosine-5-)-methyltransferase: MFAEIDPFCCWLLRSCYRASRPVFMPRPHDAPDRKEAKRRAAAIRNIVALPADGDVINAGDFTKIGKEDVGAIDLLAGGTPCQSFSIAGNRAGLDDPRGNLTIEFARLADRLRPLWVVWENVPGVLSIDGGRTFGAFLRMLVECGYGIAYRILNAEYFGVPQRRRRVFVVGCAGDWRAAAAVLLNRSSLSGNPPPRRETRKDIAPTLSARAHGGGGPGTDFDLNGGLITSTDDISHCLNAGGMGRQDYETETLIAHSLSADGFDASEDGTGRGVPMVPVAIMTAHTQSNGSGVSDDIAHTLESAVAQAVAFNLRGREGGAMPETSDTASVRAASGGSTNSYIAFSAKNYGADVDDVAPTLRGMGHDRSHANGGGPIAVAISTNQRGEVRERNVHGSLTGTRSGKQLDAVLQHPIASPLTASYARQADSSDTSYGPPNLLHSQMAVRRLTPRECERLQGFPDDYTLVEYRGRLAADGPRYKALGNSMAVPVMRWIGERIAAVDSILHDQLGVGRKS, encoded by the coding sequence ATGTTCGCGGAGATCGATCCCTTCTGCTGCTGGCTGCTGCGCTCGTGCTATCGCGCATCGCGGCCTGTGTTCATGCCCAGACCACACGATGCGCCGGATCGCAAAGAAGCCAAGCGTCGCGCGGCAGCCATTCGCAACATCGTTGCTCTGCCTGCCGATGGCGACGTCATCAATGCAGGCGACTTCACAAAGATAGGTAAAGAGGATGTGGGAGCAATCGACCTTCTGGCCGGAGGAACACCTTGCCAGTCTTTCTCCATCGCCGGTAACCGAGCGGGACTGGATGATCCGCGTGGCAACCTCACCATCGAGTTTGCTCGACTTGCTGATCGACTCAGGCCCCTATGGGTGGTTTGGGAGAACGTCCCCGGCGTCCTGTCGATCGACGGAGGACGGACGTTTGGAGCCTTCCTCCGAATGCTGGTCGAGTGCGGGTATGGGATCGCCTACCGAATTCTTAACGCTGAGTATTTCGGAGTACCCCAACGACGGCGACGCGTCTTCGTTGTCGGATGTGCTGGAGACTGGCGAGCTGCCGCGGCGGTATTACTTAACAGGTCGAGCCTGTCGGGGAATCCTCCGCCGCGCCGAGAAACGCGGAAAGACATTGCCCCCACCCTTAGCGCACGCGCTCATGGCGGTGGCGGCCCAGGAACCGACTTCGACCTCAATGGTGGCCTGATCACTTCGACCGACGACATCTCCCACTGTCTAAATGCCGGGGGCATGGGACGGCAGGATTATGAGACCGAAACGCTGATCGCGCATTCGCTTTCCGCCGATGGCTTCGATGCCAGCGAGGACGGCACCGGACGTGGTGTGCCAATGGTGCCCGTCGCCATCATGACAGCGCACACACAATCGAACGGCAGCGGCGTCTCCGATGATATTGCGCACACTCTGGAGAGCGCCGTGGCCCAAGCAGTCGCATTCAATCTGCGCGGCAGAGAGGGCGGGGCGATGCCGGAAACGTCTGACACGGCCAGCGTGCGCGCTGCCTCTGGCGGAAGCACCAACAGCTATATTGCCTTCTCCGCGAAAAACTATGGAGCGGATGTGGATGATGTCGCGCCCACGCTCCGCGGCATGGGCCACGACCGAAGCCATGCCAACGGGGGAGGCCCGATTGCCGTGGCGATCAGCACGAACCAGCGCGGCGAAGTTCGGGAGCGCAACGTACACGGAAGTCTCACCGGCACGCGAAGCGGCAAGCAGCTCGATGCTGTCCTACAGCATCCCATCGCTTCGCCATTAACCGCGTCCTACGCGAGGCAGGCCGACAGCTCCGATACCAGCTATGGTCCGCCGAATCTATTGCATTCGCAGATGGCCGTGCGTCGTCTGACTCCACGCGAGTGTGAGCGCCTACAGGGATTTCCCGACGACTACACCCTGGTTGAATACCGTGGCAGGCTTGCTGCCGACGGGCCACGCTACAAGGCACTCGGCAACTCGATGGCTGTTCCGGTCATGCGCTGGATCGGAGAACGCATCGCAGCCGTCGATTCCATCCTCCATGACCAGCTCGGTGTCGGGAGGAAGTCGTGA